Proteins co-encoded in one Rutidosis leptorrhynchoides isolate AG116_Rl617_1_P2 unplaced genomic scaffold, CSIRO_AGI_Rlap_v1 contig558, whole genome shotgun sequence genomic window:
- the LOC139884481 gene encoding uncharacterized protein, which produces MTPFRCQFYTLSVLLFCLLSTVTCFKSNGNETDRLALLEFKKMIVDDPLGIMLSWNTTTHFCQWHGVTCGRRHQRVIDLDLGSQKLTGSISLYVGNMSFLRNIYLENNTFNSHIPSEIGYLRRLKVLSLYNNSIGGSIPSNISSCSALNYVSISNNNLEGEIPWAIGNHLLNLEILDLSYNNLTGMIPHSLGNLSSLSAISIGYNTLFGAIPSSIGHLKNLYYFGAESCGLTGTIHPSIFNLTLMQTFGVGFNGGIQGNLPSNIGMTLPNLQWFSVAENNFTGNIPVSLSNASNLITIQVAANKFRGGVPSLEKLRNLKNLRIYENLLGSGGVEDDLNFLCSLANGTNLEELEMDTNNFGGPLPQCMSKASSLNDWLLQKNRISGNIPTWIGNLTQLERLVLSKNPFSGQIPSTIGSLNRLYVLNLHDTNVQGNIPPSFGNLSQLAGLYLFRNNLQGSIPPSMSNYTKLFEFDVSENNLSGIIPSGLIDSPSAVFINVFGNGLTGPIPSLVGNLHLHQLDVSRNMLSGEIPSTLGSFMSLEQLFIQQNSFDGKIPSSLSSLRGLQFVDFSSNNLSGEIPDFLSRFDLQYLNLSNNNFEGEVPIKGVFTNASSTSIQGNSKLCGGILEFRLPKCKSNTMKKSGLTHRKKLIIYTTAGIFGLLLLSFFPLLFLLRKKRKQYASKNLENSLLKVSYKNLMDATEGFSSTNLVGVGSFGSVYKGIINQETTVAVKVFNLLRKGASKSFLVECEALRNIRHRNLVKVITACSGVDYRGNDFKALVYDFMVNGSLEDWLHPPNVRTNEESSIPKSLNLLKRLSIAIDVACAIEYLHHNCETAVVHCDLKPSNVLLDEDMIGHLGDFGLAKLLSDDIQNSVANSSNSFGFRGTVGYAPPEYGIGNEVSIYGDVYSYGILLLEMFTGKRPTSDMFREGLNLRALVEAALPENVAKITDPVIVQEISSFSRKTEAFESLISLLKIGIVCSAESTSARMNMIDVVADLCSIRNKLVSRLPSHQRQTHVA; this is translated from the exons CTAAGGAACATCTATCTAGAAAATAACACCTTCAATTCTCATATACCTTCAGAGATTGGTTATTTACGCAGGTTAAAAGTACTTTCATTGTACAACAACTCGATCGGAGGCTCGATTCCGTCCAATATATCATCTTGCTCTGCTTTGAATTATGTTTCTATTTCAAATAACAATCTGGAAGGAGAAATTCCTTGGGCAATTGGCAACCACTTGCTAAACCTAGAAATACTAGACCTTTCCTATAACAATCTGACCGGAATGATTCCTCATTCTTTGGGAAATCTCTCTTCTCTTTCTGCAATTTCTATTGGATACAATACTCTATTCGGAGCCATCCCTAGTAGTATTGGCCATCTTAAAAATCTCTACTATTTTGGAGCAGAAAGTTGTGGGTTGACAGGTACCATTCACCCATCAATCTTCAATCTCACTCTTATGCAAACTTTTGGTGTGGGATTTAATGGTGGAATACAAGGAAATCTTCCCTCAAATATAGGCATGACACTCCCAAATCTCCAATGGTTTTCTGTTGCAGAAAACAACTTTACAGGAAACATTCCCGTCTCATTATCCAATGCCTCAAACCTCATAACAATTCAAGTTGCTGCAAACAAATTTAGAGGAGGAGTTCCATCTTTGGAGAAGTTGCGCAATCTAAAGAACCTTCGGATATATGAAAATCTTCTTGGAAGTGGTGGGGTAGAGGATGACCTGAATTTCCTCTGTTCTTTGGCCAATGGCACCAACTTAGAGGAGTTGGAAATGGATACAAACAACTTTGGTGGCCCATTGCCCCAGTGCATGAGCAAAGCGTCAAGTCTGAATGACTGGTTACTTCAGAAGAATAGAATATCAGGAAACATACCAACATGGATCGGAAACTTAACTCAATTAGAAAGGCTTGTATTGTCAAAAAACCCTTTCTCTGGTCAAATTCCTTCTACTATTGGAAGCCTTAATAGGCTTTACGTATTGAACTTACATGATACCAATGTCCAGGGGAACATTCCGCCTTCATTTGGTAATTTAAGTCAACTAGCCGGCCTTTACTTGTTCAGAAACAATCTTCAAGGAAGCATCCCTCCAAGCATGAGTAATTACACGAAGCTGTTCGAATTCGATGTATCGGAAAACAATCTCAGTGGCATAATACCGTCCGGTCTCATTGATAGCCCTTCAGCAGTGTTTATCAACGTCTTCGGCAACGGATTGACCGGGCCTATTCCAAGTTTAGTTGGAAATCTACATCTACATCAACTTGATGTCTCAAGAAATATGCTATCAGGTGAGATACCAAGCACACTAGGAAGCTTCATGAGCCTAGAACAATTATTCATCCAACAAAACTCGTTTGACGGTAAAATCCCATCATCTTTAAGTTCATTGAGAGGCCTTCAGTTTGTAGATTTTTCAAGTAACAACCTGTCAGGTGAGATCCCAGACTTCCTTTCGAGATTTGACTTGCAGTATTTGAATTTATCGAATAATAATTTTGAGGGCGAAGTGCCGATCAAAGGCGTCTTTACAAATGCAAGCTCGACTTCAATCCAGGGAAATAGTAAGCTTTGTGGAGGAATACTTGAGTTCAGGCTGCCAAAATGCAAATCTAATACAATGAAGAAAAGTGGACTAACTCATAGAAAGAAGTTGATAATCTACACAACTGCAGGGATTTTTGGATTGCTATTGCTTAGCTTTTTTCCGCTTCTTTTTCTACTGAGAAAGAAGAGAAAACAATATGCTTCGAAGAATTTGGAGAATTCTCTTTTGAAGGTGTCATACAAAAACCTCATGGATGCAACAGAAGGGTTCTCCTCTACAAATTTAGTTGGTGTCGGAAGCTTTGGATCGGTGTATAAGGGAATTATAAATCAAGAAACGACCGTTGCAGTGAAGGTTTTTAATCTTTTACGAAAAGGAGCATCCAAAAGTTTCCTCGTGGAATGTGAGGCTCTCAGAAACATCAGACATCGAAATCTTGTGAAGGTAATAACGGCATGCTCAGGTGTGGATTATCGTGGAAATGATTTCAAGGCCCTTGTTTATGATTTTATGGTCAATGGTAGCTTAGAAGATTGGTTGCACCCACCAAATGTCCGGACAAACGAGGAAAGCTCAATACCAAAGAGTCTAAATCTTCTTAAAAGGCTTAGCATTGCCATTGATGTTGCTTGTGCTATTGAATATCTTCATCATAATTGTGAAACAGCGGTCGTTCATTGTGATTTGAAGCCAAGCAATGTCCTTCTTGATGAAGACATGATAGGGCACTTAGGCGATTTTGGGCTGGCAAAACTTTTATCAGATGACATCCAAAATTCTGTTGCAAACTCATCAAACTCTTTTGGATTCAGAGGAACGGTCGGTTATGCTCCACCAG AGTATGGTATAGGGAATGAAGTGTCAATATACGGTGATGTGTATAGCTATGGCATCCTCTTGCTAGAAATGTTTACCGGAAAGAGACCCACGAGCGATATGTTCAGAGAAGGTCTAAACCTTCGTGCACTTGTTGAGGCTGCTTTGCCGGAGAATGTGGCCAAGATTACAGATCCCGTTATTGTTCAAGAAATAAGCAGCTTCTCAAGAAAGACTGAAGCTTTTGAGTCATTGATTTCACTTTTGAAAATTGGAATTGTTTGTTCTGCTGAATCAACAAGTGCACGGATGAATATGATTGACGTCGTAGCAGATCTTTGCTCCATTAGAAACAAACTTGTTTCGAGACTGCCATCTCATCAGAGACAAACTCACGTTGCCTGA